A window of the Leucothrix mucor DSM 2157 genome harbors these coding sequences:
- a CDS encoding GumC family protein codes for MSVDNNQRLPSRVANNQASATQAVPHPGAIYPEELLTPPSGLDLKEFIGIIARRKWLVIATTLLTLLAVLLVTLMIKPVYRASSTIQIERNAKQIVNGAMFESIESRSDKDFHETQRQLIQSKALARRVINQLGLDTKDTSFGVISSIKQALGMSTVDLSSSDRTEALFLENLTVQPISNSQLVMINYDSTDPKLAADISNAISRTFVRMNLEKRFDTASYSKEFLTENIQQVRQSLEKSERALNEYARQFGIIQDVDGESTNTYSLKKLSEELVGSERDRIEAEALYAQAKSAGIDDPSVIAALSNDPALQRKGSELNELIAERNTAIQRSASGNNRTIRNLNAKINAIRNELSSQAASTLKGLESAATAAARRQEMLNAQLDRLKSATLETQGDSIKYNTLKREVESNQVLYTELLQQLKQVNVAGGVGTNNISIIDKAGVPYEKHKPRLRNNLAFGMLLGLMLGMGAAFLREFMDDSLKNSDEVERVTGLPVLGLLPNIKNQSSDQLALLAHLEPRSPLAEAIRSLRTSLKFSTRYGAPRVTFITSSSPAEGKSTIALNLATAYAQVGSKVLLIDADLRNPSLHQRLKLDNLEGLTNYLAGAGNAAQISRPCLIKQLRVITSGPIPPDPVELLSGKRMQDLLEISMDEFDYIIIDGPPVIGLADALVLSNLADATILTIQAGKTRKASLLAALKRMERTSGNIIGTLLSRIDRSSNPEYSDDSYYTYTKPEQAQ; via the coding sequence ATGAGTGTTGACAACAACCAAAGACTCCCCTCCCGAGTCGCGAACAATCAGGCAAGCGCTACTCAAGCCGTTCCTCACCCTGGTGCAATCTATCCGGAAGAGTTGTTAACGCCGCCGAGTGGCCTGGACCTGAAAGAATTCATTGGAATTATTGCCCGCCGTAAGTGGTTAGTTATTGCAACAACACTACTGACATTGTTAGCAGTCCTGCTTGTTACGCTGATGATCAAGCCAGTGTACCGTGCTAGCTCTACGATTCAGATTGAGCGTAATGCTAAACAGATCGTCAACGGTGCGATGTTCGAAAGCATTGAATCACGCAGTGATAAAGACTTTCATGAAACGCAACGTCAGCTGATTCAAAGTAAAGCACTGGCTCGTCGTGTCATCAACCAGCTTGGCCTTGACACCAAAGACACATCATTTGGTGTGATCAGCTCGATTAAACAAGCACTAGGAATGTCTACTGTAGATTTGAGCAGTTCAGATCGTACAGAGGCCCTGTTTCTTGAGAACCTGACGGTACAGCCGATTAGCAACTCTCAGCTGGTCATGATCAACTACGACTCAACAGATCCAAAACTGGCTGCTGATATCTCTAATGCTATCTCAAGAACATTTGTAAGAATGAATCTTGAAAAGCGTTTTGATACAGCGTCCTACTCTAAAGAATTCCTGACGGAAAACATTCAACAAGTTCGCCAGTCGCTAGAGAAATCAGAGCGTGCGTTAAACGAGTACGCCCGCCAATTTGGCATTATTCAGGATGTAGATGGTGAGAGCACTAACACCTACTCCTTGAAAAAGTTAAGCGAAGAGTTAGTCGGCTCAGAGCGTGATCGTATTGAAGCAGAAGCACTGTATGCTCAGGCCAAAAGCGCTGGTATTGATGATCCTTCAGTGATCGCAGCTCTATCTAATGATCCAGCCCTACAAAGAAAAGGTAGCGAGCTTAACGAGCTAATCGCTGAGCGAAATACCGCAATTCAACGCTCTGCTAGCGGCAACAATCGCACTATCCGTAACTTAAACGCCAAAATCAATGCTATCAGAAATGAACTGAGCAGCCAGGCAGCTTCTACGCTTAAAGGCCTTGAGTCAGCAGCTACTGCAGCAGCCCGCAGACAAGAAATGCTGAACGCACAACTTGATCGCCTGAAAAGTGCGACTCTGGAAACTCAGGGCGACAGCATTAAGTACAATACATTAAAACGTGAGGTTGAATCTAACCAAGTGCTTTACACCGAACTGCTGCAACAACTGAAGCAGGTTAACGTCGCTGGCGGTGTTGGTACCAACAACATCAGCATCATTGATAAGGCAGGCGTCCCTTACGAGAAGCACAAACCAAGACTACGTAACAATCTGGCCTTCGGCATGCTATTAGGCTTAATGCTTGGTATGGGTGCGGCTTTCTTGCGTGAATTTATGGATGACAGCCTTAAGAACTCTGATGAAGTTGAGCGCGTCACAGGCCTTCCAGTACTTGGATTGCTGCCTAATATTAAGAACCAGTCTAGCGACCAGCTGGCATTATTAGCGCACTTAGAGCCTCGTTCACCACTTGCTGAAGCGATTCGCTCATTGCGTACCAGCCTCAAATTCTCGACTCGCTATGGTGCTCCACGAGTTACATTTATCACTAGCTCCAGCCCTGCAGAAGGTAAAAGTACAATCGCCCTGAACTTGGCAACGGCTTATGCTCAGGTTGGCAGTAAAGTATTGCTGATCGATGCAGACTTAAGAAATCCAAGCCTGCACCAACGACTAAAGCTGGATAACCTGGAAGGTTTAACGAACTATTTGGCAGGTGCTGGCAATGCTGCACAGATCAGCCGTCCATGCCTGATTAAGCAACTGCGTGTTATTACTTCAGGTCCAATTCCGCCAGATCCGGTTGAACTGCTCTCTGGAAAGCGTATGCAGGATCTATTGGAAATCTCGATGGACGAGTTTGATTACATCATTATTGATGGTCCACCAGTCATTGGTTTAGCGGATGCTCTGGTATTGTCTAATCTTGCAGATGCTACGATTTTAACCATACAGGCAGGCAAGACTCGCAAGGCTTCATTGCTTGCAGCGCTGAAACGTATGGAGCGTACTAGCGGCAATATTATTGGTACTTTACTATCAAGAATAGATCGTTCCAGCAATCCGGAATATAGTGATGATAGTTACTATACTTACACCAAGCCGGAACAAGCTCAGTAG
- a CDS encoding acyltransferase family protein, translating to MQINQITFTRFIAALTVVYFHYGMQAFPANIPWINESVTAGPIAVNYFYVLSGFIMAIAYFRLNPDRPLNKRSYWIARFARIYPVYLVGLLLMVVASSHELSEKPLALPLHMSMLQAWIPGYPMTLNNPGWSLSVEAFFYLCFPFLLVLIYKNGLKYVALIGLVTWVVTQYVLTDAINSSQYTGKSLLHDFIYYHPLMHINAFIAGLVCGVLFKRNSHKLKSPHPIWLLASLGLIVLLLETRPQLEALLGLKLAYTNGLIAPAFLLFIWLLAASKNKVTDWLSHPFLILLGEASFSLYILQKPVFGLYNRLIETRINLGEIADFYAALALLIIISIASYKLFETPAREWIKKRLSGNKVTV from the coding sequence GTGCAAATTAATCAAATTACGTTTACGCGCTTTATTGCTGCGCTGACTGTCGTTTACTTCCATTATGGAATGCAGGCCTTCCCAGCTAACATTCCATGGATTAATGAAAGTGTTACCGCCGGGCCAATTGCCGTTAACTACTTTTATGTATTGTCTGGTTTTATTATGGCAATTGCATATTTTAGGTTAAACCCAGACCGCCCTTTAAATAAGCGTAGTTATTGGATTGCCCGATTTGCACGTATATACCCAGTCTACTTAGTTGGCTTACTGCTAATGGTCGTTGCCAGCTCACATGAGCTCAGTGAAAAGCCACTAGCCCTGCCATTGCACATGAGTATGCTGCAAGCCTGGATTCCAGGCTACCCGATGACACTCAATAACCCGGGTTGGTCTCTATCGGTTGAAGCCTTTTTCTACCTTTGCTTCCCGTTTTTATTAGTACTCATTTATAAAAACGGGCTGAAATACGTCGCTTTAATTGGTTTAGTCACTTGGGTCGTAACCCAGTATGTTTTAACTGACGCCATAAATAGCTCGCAATACACTGGAAAAAGCCTGCTGCACGACTTCATTTACTACCACCCTTTGATGCATATTAATGCATTCATTGCGGGCTTAGTTTGTGGTGTACTTTTTAAGCGAAATTCACATAAGTTGAAGTCGCCTCACCCAATATGGCTACTGGCTTCGCTTGGACTAATTGTACTGCTACTTGAAACACGCCCCCAACTGGAAGCATTACTAGGACTGAAACTAGCTTACACAAACGGATTAATTGCACCCGCTTTTTTACTCTTTATCTGGCTACTGGCAGCAAGCAAGAACAAAGTAACAGACTGGCTGAGCCACCCATTTTTAATCCTGCTTGGTGAAGCTAGCTTTTCGCTCTACATCCTACAGAAGCCCGTGTTTGGACTTTACAACCGGCTGATTGAGACACGAATCAACTTAGGTGAGATTGCTGACTTTTATGCCGCCTTGGCGTTACTGATTATTATCTCGATAGCCTCATACAAGCTGTTTGAGACACCCGCTAGAGAGTGGATCAAAAAAAGGCTCTCCGGAAATAAGGTTACCGTATAA